From the Colius striatus isolate bColStr4 chromosome 6, bColStr4.1.hap1, whole genome shotgun sequence genome, the window ATTGTAAGCACTGCTCCAGTGGCTTCCTCCACAGTGCAAAAGGGACAAGATGCTGACCATACATCTTCTCCAGTGGTAACCCACTGCTAAAGATGTTTACAGGAGCCAGGGCATGGGGAGATGCTTTGGAGGAAGAGCTCTCCCCACTTGGATGGCAAAGCTGAGACAGCAGGCTACTAGTGTCAACTCTTGCAATGAGAACCTGAAATGGCCATGATGTGTCCCAACAAAGTAACACCTagcctggattcccatccccaagagcagcagcaccagtaAGTAGCAGATACTTTGCTTAGAGAAGAATGGAGGGTTCTGGCAATTGCAGAGTGATCATACTGTGGCTCTACTTTCTCAGCAACCCACTGCTCAGGGACTGCCCAAGCTGAATGTTGCTTCCTCAGGTGCCTGACCTTTGGTGTCCTCCATGACCTGTGATATGAGAAACTGTGAATAATCATTCTCCTTGTCTTGCTCCTTTCTCTCCTAGTTTCACCATGCTAAGGAAACTAAGACTATTTAAGTCTTCTTTGTAAAACACCATCAAATTCACTCCACTAAAACAGCTGTATGTTTCAGAGACCAAATTCCAGCTTAGTGTAATTATTTCTTTAGGATTTGGATGAGAAAAGAGTAGGAGAAATCCAGGCAGCTGTCAAACCAGTGATGGTTGACATTTGATTTCTGTCTCTTTGCTCACTCCAGTGTGTGGTCACTCCATCTGACCAACTACCGTGCCTCTGTAGCTGTCAGCCTCCTTAGTGCAGCTGCTTTGTGTGTTTGCTAACATGCCCAACTGTATTTTCTGAAACCCTCCAATAagtgtttgctttcatttgtttATCAGCAATGACAATTTGTATGATCTGCAAGTGACCCTCACGTGTCACCTCTGCAATCACCCCCCTGTAACACAGCCCTGTGGTTTCTGGGGGTAAGATCTGAGCGTTGTGCTTGCCCCAGGCAAAGCGCCCTTGGCATCTCCTGACCCCATTCTGTAGGCTCCAGTGTAAGCAAGAACTGGGCTTTTATGTGGGTGTTGACCTCCCAAgttaactgcagaaaaaagtatCTGTCAGATCTAATGTGTcagttttggaagaaaagagtttttgAGCTCAGTCCAGGTCTGGTTTCCTTCTAGATAAAGGACAATACCCTTTGGGAACCCAGCACTTCTTGAAAGCAAGGTTAAGAGcaataaactttcctccttaGTACCAGACTGAAATATCAGtgattttttcctgttaggGGTACACATCTATCCCCATAGGGTCAAGCCAATGCTCTATAACTCATCTTGAagtattaaaatacaatttttgaTGACCAGAGCAAGATTTCAAGATAATATGTATCACAAATGATTTACAATGAAGCTGAATTAATGTCTTCTCTGAGAATCCCCCCAAGCACCTGCCTCAGGATTGTATCTATAACCTCTGAACACCATATTGTTTTGTTGCCCAGTGGAAACACAAACCTGAAATCCCATGTACAGTGTATTCAGTGTCCCAGTccatcatatcatatcatatcatatcatatcatatcatatcatatcataaaatggtagaggttggaagggaactttagagatcatctagttcatcTGCTCCTCTAAACACTACCCAGGAAATGGTAGAGTACCTAAAATGAGCAGAAACAACTCAGGGATTAAGAAGTGATCTAAGCTCTGAAGCTGATGTCAGATTGGATATGGTTTGGAGATTGGATTAGGAAATGACTACCTGGAATGggagatgaattgtggtgtctTGTGTTGCAAAGAGGATCCATGTTCAGATGGAAAAATTAAATTGGGATTCAGGGTAAACTCTGTTTGGATCAGTTTAGTTTCTTGTGCTGAGAACCGGGGGGACTAAGCACAAGCCATCTACACCTCTCTGATGTCTTTTGCTTTCTTGCATCCTGGCCATGTAGTTTTGGGCCCTACAGTTGAGGGGATGCTCTGAATTATTCCTGAGAGCACAGGCCAGGGGCCTGATCCGTGGCAGTGCAGAGCAGTGTGGATGTTTGCCCCTGGGTACTGAGTGAGCAATGACTGTCCATGCATGCACAATTGCTGTGCTGGTCTGTTCTCAGCTTGATGTCCATCTGGAACTTAgggttattttctttcatcccTACTCTGTCTGTTAGCCAGGGGCCAATGCAGATGACCCCAGCACTGGGCAGACCCTAACAGTAACCAAAACTCAACAAGTTATTCCACTTCTGGTGAGCCCTTGCTGCCACTTGTAATATCTTGTTGGGGGGTGGCCAGGTGGGCTAGGAACAAAATCCCTTGTTTTGTCTGCAGGTCCCAGGGTGGTTGTGCACCATATACCTTCTTGCCACCGTTTCATGTTGGTGTCCAGATTTTTAggaactggaaacaaaactttCTAAGATCCAGCAGCCAGGATGAAGCTGTTTAGTTTggtatggggttttttggggggctttcttcttttcttttcttttcttttcttttcttttcttttcttttcttttcttttcttttcttttcttttcttttcttttcttttcttttcttttcttttcttttcttttcttttcttttcttttcttttcttttcttttcttttcttttcttttcttttcttttcttttcttttcttttcttttcttttcttttcttttcttttcttttcttttcttcttttcttttcctttcttttcctttcttttcctttcttcccttcccttcccttcccttcccttcccttcccttcccttcccttcccttcccttcccttcccttcccttcccttcccttcccttcccttcccttcccttcccttcccttcccttcccttcccttcccttcccttcccttcccttcccttcccttcccttcccttcccttcccttctcttctcttcgGTGGAGAGGTGTATGCCACCTGTATCACCAGAGGGATGCTCTACCCTTGACACTCAGTCCTGCTGGTGGGTCGCAGACTGATGTAACCCCCCTGGGCGTCAGAATGTATCAGCAGCCAGATTTTCCCGAAGAGGAATCCTCTGCAACAGCTCTTCCTTGCCGTTTCCCCCTCCCCCAAGCCCTGAAGCCATCGATGGGGGCAGGTCGGGGCCGCGGGAGAGGCTGCAGCCGTGCCCGGAGGAGCATTGCATTGCATCGCATCACATTGCACTGCGCAgtctccctccccaccccctgctgctgcaggcttcCTCCTTTCATCCCCACACCCTCCCCCCTCCCGCTCCTGCTCCGCATCCCTCCCTCCCGCATCTTTCCTTCCTgcatccctccctcctgcatccctccctccctccttccctccctctgcctgcGCAGAGCCGCGGACATGGCGCTCAGCAATTTCCTCTTTGCTCAGTGCATCTGCTACTTCCTGGCCTTCCTTTTCAGCTTCATCGTGGTGGTACCACTCTCCGAGAATGGCAACGACTTCCACGGCCGGTGCCTGCTCTTCACGGAGGGCATGTGGCTCAACGCCAACCTGACAGTGGAGAGGCAACGCTTCACTGTGCAGGAGTGGGGGCCGGAGGCTGCCTGCCGCTTCAGCATCTTCACCgggctcctctccctgctgctggccacagtgcAGGCTTGGAGGaccctcttcttcctctgcaaaGGGCACGAGGAGTAAGTAtccctggggagggcagggggtgcCTGTCCCTCCTTCAGGCTGGGGCAAGAGGGAGCAACCAGAAGGTGAAGGGCTTTACATCAcccacatcatcctgctccctagAGGggcctggggtgaggtgctgcaTTGCCTGTGCCTGTCTGCACACACACCACGTATCCCCTCGACCTGTGTCCAGGGCCCTCTCGGGAGGATGCTGCCCTGCAaggttttggggtggggggcCAAATTCACTGCTGCCCTTTGGCACTCTGGGAGCAGCATCTGTGCAGCCCAGCTGTGGTGGGCTTGGAGTGCAGGGTGTCGGGATGCACTGGGCCATGTTAGAGGCTGGGGCCCACAGGTGCCTCCTGCCTGTGGTCCCACTACGTGTTCCTTCCTCAGATGTACACCAGGGATGTGAAAAACCTTGAAACATGATTGTGTGGGGGAGGTctttggggagaggggagaaggtAACAGTTGGTGGCCcccttgtatttttttcctgcttttgtgGTGGACATGGCAACTCGCAGAGAACAGTATTGCTTGATTACAACATGAGAGCAATGCTGAGTGctccccacagcagccacagctctgcactGTGCTCAGACAAACCAAGGAGCACCAGGCCCCAGCAGGAACAGTGAGAGGCTTGGCAgtccaggcagcagctcaggagcacCGTGTCCTCTGCTTGGCTCTCAGGTGGCCTGTCCTGCCATGTTGAGTAGAGCCCCTGGCACAGGTAACCCAGCCTGTGGGTTCGGGCAAAGCCCTCCAAGCATCCAGCTGCACAGAGGTGAGAAGGCAGGATCACACACTGGTGGCTGTCTAGATAAGGAAAGTCATTTTCCTGTGATTTAGGGACCGTGACAAGGGTAAATCACTCATGTCTAGATCTATTTGGACCAGAAGTTTCCTGAGTCAGTGGCTGCTTTTCACACCTTGGCTCGTACCACTTTTGGTAACGTTGGGGACTGGGTAGCAGTGTTGTCCCTCTGGCTCTTTCTGAACACTCTCAAGCTGCATCATACTAAAACATGCTATAGCAAGTGTAGACTAGAAACTTATTCTCATATTAAAACCTATCTTACAAGTTCTAAAAATAAGCACATACTACTTAATACATTCAAATTCAGCTTCCACAAAGGCCCTCAGATACCTGCAGACAATTGGTTGCATCTAGAtgcttttttcagttttgcagcTCAGAACCAGTtaatttttggaagaaaaccTCAATAAAAGCCGTATAATAGTGAAATTTGGATCAGGTGTTTGGCTTGCTTCTAAACATGGTTATTTAGTTTAGAACTGTTGGGCAGGGCCCTGAAAATTGTCCCTTTAGGAGTTACTTTCAGGCTTCTTTGGGCTGAGCATCAGCAGCTGTATAACACTCTTCACATTTGTTCCAGGCaaggagagaggcagaaggCTGTGGGGTGGTGGGGAGCAAGTCAGCATGATGAGATAACCATagagcatcacagaatggtaaaacagggcaagaggaaagcTGCTTGGAAACAGCAGTGTTAAGTAAGAAGGAAAGTCTGTGGTGTACCAGATCTGCTGCTGTCTGTCTGAAAAGCAGGCAGGACACATGCTGTTCTGATTACAGACAGACATTTGTTAATGCTTCAAATGGGCTTGAAAACAGATCTGTTTGCatggagagagaaatgcaaGCTCCTCGCCATGAATGATGATTGCCATTTCTGGTTAGAGGCATGAGAGGAAGAACCAGAACATCATTGATCCTATTGAGCAGGATTGCTGCTGCTGGACTGCCTCCAGGGTGGATCTGTCCAAGGTAGTCAGGGTTAGCATCCTATGCATCCTAGCAAGGCGGCCAGTCTTCATGTACCTTGGCTTTGAATGATTGCTGTCAGAGCTGCCAGCCATGCTCTGtgcctgggactgttcagctcaACTGAAAATAGGGGCACAACTCAGATACTTCCCTATCAGTGTTGCAGGGACACTTCTACTTTGAGTATAAGCATTTATCATTACAGGACATCCACTCAATCTGGAATATGCAGCTTGACATTATGAgctaagcaaaaaaaaccccccacatgAGGTAGAGAGGCAAATGAGCAGAGTTCTTTACCAGGATGGCCCAGCCTGAGGAACCTCCAGCACACAGGGATGGTTACTGTTTCCCCAGTGCAAGTCAAGGGCAGCACTCAGCCCTGCTTTGTCAATGGAAAGTCTCATTCTGGACCTTGTCACTTCAACTGTGTCACAGTGTAGCAAATAAAGGGAAGACTAGAGGTCCTGGGCTGGTGATGATCCACTGAATACTCCAGACGACTGTTGCTTTTATAAAGCTGTTACTAATTCTGGTGTCAtctttgtttttattcagtGAACAGCTCaagccttttctgcctctcaggCCAGCATAACAGTGCACATCCAGTGGATCCATATGCAGCTTTAGTGACACTTGGAAAGAAATCTAGGCTAGGTATGAAATCAGGACAGGGACAGTGAATGTGAACACCAGTGGTATCTTTGTACCAGCTCCTTCTGCTTTGTGGGTGACCCTAGCACTACAGAGATGAGCTGATTTAGTTCACCACTGAAGAAGGATAAAAGTACAATTCACCTCAACCTTCATCTAGAAGTGTCCTGACATCCAGCTCCCACTAAGGGCACTTCTGGAAGGTGGTGTATTTCACTTCTTTTCTGTCAGTATTGAGATGAGCGGACTGTCCCTCTGGAGAGAGCTTAGACAGCCTATCTAAAGCCATGCCAACCTAGAAACAAACATCCTAACCCCACTAGTAATTATTCACTCATCTTGTTTTAAAGAAGTCTACCTGAGGTCACATATATCTTACCACATATAAACTGTTCAAATTAGGATTGAGCAGCCCAGAACCTTCCTAGGATTCAAACACTGACTCAGAAAGCTTCTCAGCTTTTCATTCAATGAGCCATCAgggaaaagggttttttttgttctctgcctTCTATTCTCAGCACGATGAGAGTGGCATTGTAGGATATTCATCATGTTCATCCTCATCATATAACCTGAGTAGGATGATCTGGAGTTGCCAGTCTTTCCCCAACCTATAGTAGATGTCCAGTTTTTTGGTAATGAGACCTAGAGCAGTTTCAAGGAGTGAAGGACTTGGTCAGATGAATGAGAAAAGGATTAGTAAGTTTTCACTAAACAGAATTAAGGAGGACAGTTAAGCAGTGAGGTTGGAAGATGAGAAGACAATTCCTTGGCCTTTTGGGACCACTGTAAGCATCCCACCCCTTACCACTCCAACACAGCACATGCCTTGGTCTTGCCCTAGTTGGGCAGACTTAAGAAGGCTGCAATAAATTCATATTCAGCTGGCAGAAATAACATACTGACACCAAAGCCAGAGAACTCCCAGGAGAAGCTGGCCTGCTCTGCAAATTGCCCATAAAGCTGAGATTCGTGTCCTATGATGGCCATACCTTGTGTTACGTTCCTTAAAATGATTATAGCTATCAGtactgtgttgttttatttttagtttccCTCTCCTAGGCAATTTTTGTCTCAATTATCACTTTAGTCATGAAATAATTTTAGCTCCAGTTACTATATAATTTGAGCTAATGACATTTATTGTAACAATGGTGATTTTCATCATTATAGCTAATGAAAGCCATGCTGTCTATGAACAATTGCCACTTAGCATTTGTGGTTTAAATCTCCATCCTCTTATGCtgtaaaagaaatcaaaatcaaaATCAAACCCACTTGCAAATGAAGATAATGTGACTCAAAATCATAGTCCACAGTTCTTCAATGTATTAGGTGTCTTAATTAAAGTAGATGCGTTTCAAATGGCAACTTGATATCTTTTTGCCCAGTGTATGCTGCTTGGAGAGACTGCTGATGTGGTGGTTCAGCTGTTTATGagttacatttttcttcctttttattgcAGCTCTTTCTTTTATGCCTTCCTGAATCTGCTGATCAGCGCCTTTGTGGTGTTTATCACATTTATTGCTAGCACTATAGTGAGTGTAGGATTTAACATGTGGTGTGATGCAATTACCGAGAAAGGAAGCATGCCAAATAGGTTAGTATTGAAGaatgcattttcttccttttcttttcatatatGCACAAATGAACTGTAGTTATTACATGCAAGGTGAGCAAGAGGGAGAAGGCATTTGGAATGTGGAAAtccagactttttttcctctggaataaaaaaggcaaatcaacctttttttcttgttggcATTTGGTTCCCCACAAAGAAAAGTAGAGTTTCCATGGTGTTCCACGGTCTCTTATTTAAGAGTCACAATCATATGCAAAATAAACCTGTTAGTTTAACGAATTTCCTTTCCAAAGGAGAGCTCAATCTGTAAATGCTGTGAGAGCTGGAGTGTGGGCTTGTGAACAGGGCaaaggcttgagagttggggcTCCTGGCTCTCTGTCCTGGCTCTGACACCAACACACAGTGGGCAAGTCATTCATCTTGCTTGTGCCACAGCACaccatcatagaatcacagaatcatataatggtagggattggaagggacctttaaagatcatccagtccaacacccctgcagaagcaggtcccacctagatcaggttacacatgaatgtgtccaggcaggtcttgagagaagaggagactgagagggaatcttattaatgtttacaaatatctaaagggtgggtctcaggaggttgggacatcccttctttctatagtagccagcaacaggacaaggggtgatgggatgaatctggaacacaaaaagttccacttaaatataagaaaaaactattttactgtgagggtgagagagccctggcacaggctgcccagaggggttgtggaggctccttccttggaggtcttcaagacccatctggacatgttcctatgcaacctgatctaggtgagcctgcttctgcaggcggttggactagatgatctctaaaggtcccttccaaccctaccattctatgattctattaaacATGCTGGTATAAAGGTGCTGTGGACACCTCAGAGCTAAAGAATGGAAAGTAAATGAAAAGTATAGATGGTTGATACTTACAGTGCATAAAATGTACAGACCCTAAAATGATCTGCCATATCCCATGATGCTTATGCTCCTTATAGCAAACACAAGGAGGTAGATTTGTTTTCCCTACCAAACAACTAGCAATGttgagagaggaaaaggtgACATTTTATGTCATATGATATTGAATAAGTGTACCACTTTAGAGCATACATTTATGTTGCACATTGCCATATGTTGTAAAATGCCACAGTGAATGTTCTGTTTAGGGCTGCAACGATTAATCGAATTATTCGAATATTCGGTTAAAAACTCAATTACCAAAAACACCCACCTAATCGAATATTCGGATAAGAACCCGAGATGACCGACAGCactgaaaaggagagagaagaggcTGCAGAAATCAACCAAGAGATAGAAAGACAACCTCAAAAatcctgggatttttttttccacaccaGTAAAAGTCCAAGTTATTTGTAAAATCTGTAGGCAGCCTCTATCTTACCATCAGAGTATCGTCTCCTTGCTGGAGCATCCGAAACAAAAACACCCACACAATCCCTTCTTCTGAAGCTTTCCCTGATGAAGTCAAAAGGTAATGGAGGCTCATACACTTTGTTTGGTTGAGGGGTGAAGCAAACCAGCCTGGGGTGATGCCAGATATGGATGTGTGGGAGGCTTTGGGGTTAGTGGGAGAAGAGGGTTTGAAGTATACTGTTCTCATTGTAACTATTACAATTCCAATTATGGAAGATTGGTGTTATCACTTATATAATtatgctgcttttttattttgcttttaaagaaaatatttacatgccTCTTTTAGCCTAGTTTTAGAGAACATTGGCAAGCAACCCAGTTACTGCAGTAACTTAAATCACTTTTGATAGAACATACCGTTGTCACTATTTGAAACACACGTAAGATGTTGCTTCATTGGCCTGTTTGGAATctctgaaacaattttctttttccctccaaatgCCTTCTTTGGGTAGCTGTGAAGAATTACAGGACATAGATCTTGAACTGAACTTAGAAAACTCTACTTTCTACGACCAGTTTGCTATTGCACAGGTAGGTCAGACTGGGTCATGGTTCTATTGGAGTTCATTTTACATTTGCTCATTGATCTGGGATTGCTGAAGCTGAACTACCATTCCTCTGAAATCAATGGGAATGTTTCCACTGAGTTGGGATGTTAATGATGGGCACATTGgaatttttaattcaaaatagACAGTTTTGAATGGGTACATGGGACAACCTGACTCTGCCACTGGTCTGGTTACTCAGGATGGAAAATGTATCATTTTTCCAAAGGATGAGCTCTGCAAATGTTGCAACACTCTGATGTTATGGAGCTCTTCATTGCTCTTCAGAACAATGTCTGACTTGCACCAGATCCTGAGGCTACTAGCTTTGCCTTCCATGAGTTTGTGTGAGATTGCCTAAGTTAGATAAGTGTCAGACCACTGAAAATAACTACTGTCATTCAAATAGAACTTTTTCCTGAGGAATCTTTGAGAATTAAACCTCTAAGGCTGTCAGATTTTTATAATTGAATATGCTAGCTCTAAGTCAAAAAAAGTCGGTGAACACTGGGACTTGAGCAATTGTGCATGTGAGCACATACTCATTCTGAAAGGACAGCCCCATTCATGCAGGGCTGCACCTGTACACATCCTTCTTGTGTTGTCTCACATAGGAAGAGGCATTTGCTTGTCTGAGGCCCTCCTTAAAGGTAATTGTATCTCTTGGACACATAGAGATACATCTCTTAGACATATCTGCATGTAGGACAGAAATATGCCATAAGAATGACCCCTTTATATGATGCTACCCAAGGCCAGGCTGTATTTTGTAGCAGATTTTGCCTTTAGCTCCTAATCTGCCAGCTAGTGGGAGagcaatataaataaaactgttATCAGCCTACAGCTTTGAGTTCATGGGCACTAAATGTCTATGTCCACCTTGTGATCTCAAAGTGGACAGCTGGCATTCTATATGCAAGAGAAGGCATTTCTCTATACAGGGAGCCATTCTTCAAAAGTCAAGGTCCATGCACTTAGCACTTCAttcacagctgcagctccccacacCAATTCATGTCCCTCCAGATGTCCCTGCTTAACCTGATAGTGTCAAAGTGAATCCTGATTGTGACTGTTTAAAGGAAGGACCAAGCAGGGAACAAAATCCTGGATCACTGTCTTCTGATATCCAGAGTGTGGTAAGCAAAGGTGGATGAAGGTAGGAGAATAAGTCTGTCTATGGAGGGCAAATAAGTTTCTTTGAAACAGTAGGaagaaaaacccaagaaaaggcCAGACTTAGCTAGAGCAAACATTTCCTTGGAAGTGTGATATTCTCCTACAATGCGCTTGAGTTAGAAGCAGCCTCTGTCCCTGCCTCTGTCTGCTTTCCTCCATTCAGATACTTCCAGAATGTCTCTGGGAGTTTCACTGAATTTGGCTAAATCCAAGTAGATTCTTTCATATTATATCTCCTGAGAAGACCACAGCAGTAGCAAATATCTGAATGCCCTTAACATAAGATTTCATTAATGAAGTGGTGGTTAAACAACTGAATGCAAAGCTTCCAGTTCCCCAGATACAGTCAAATTAATATCTCTTTATTTCCAAGATTTGTAgaataactgaaaaaatgttattttctggtGAACTGAGATAATTCTAAGTATGGGCAGAAGTACTTAAGAGACTTTCCAAAGCTCACAAGATGCATAGGAACACAAAgtccttttaaaatacagcagtCCTTGCTTATCTAAATTGGCTATTAGGCTACACAGCTGTATTACTATCTGCAAGTGTTTAAattgttgtattttttaaatgaaaaatt encodes:
- the TMEM179 gene encoding transmembrane protein 179 is translated as MALSNFLFAQCICYFLAFLFSFIVVVPLSENGNDFHGRCLLFTEGMWLNANLTVERQRFTVQEWGPEAACRFSIFTGLLSLLLATVQAWRTLFFLCKGHEDSFFYAFLNLLISAFVVFITFIASTIVSVGFNMWCDAITEKGSMPNSCEELQDIDLELNLENSTFYDQFAIAQFGLWAAWLTWLAITILAFLKVYHNYRQEDLLDSLIHEKELLLGRSSSRTSLQDEKSGMI